Proteins found in one Deltaproteobacteria bacterium genomic segment:
- a CDS encoding FecR domain-containing protein, whose product MIDRCKIIREELVQLTLEGSPDASLAVASAQHLQDCKSCHSYKILVQTALYELRQTLPPILNDNEQQRLLSSTIARLSIATPKRRIMLRPVLGLALATLICAVIGIAFMKRFENHGNKIIAGQVAIDNVSLLKDGDLFIDEVLLFAKSDAMLQLRDKSQIQLNTGTKVYINNKLNTKIVLHKGSINLQVKPQPQNAPLLVATAEAKIRVIGTRFTVKRNDIATTTVVTVQQGQIEVTEIATGQNSILGSGKAQRIKANSLSMKSSVTNNAIGATSSTNKAIVKSTKSDKTLAPKTPSIAEIRTRIKARRIKEARILIRRARNNTRYNKHWLAELAIVEAEAELADGHPAIAIESYLTVTRTYPGTTQAEDAFYAAAQLAIDHSPNKQRGLKLLKKYITNYPQGRFHNDAVQLLRALEARK is encoded by the coding sequence ATGATTGATAGATGCAAAATTATACGCGAAGAATTAGTGCAACTAACTTTAGAAGGCTCACCTGATGCATCTCTTGCGGTAGCGTCAGCTCAACATTTACAAGATTGCAAAAGCTGTCATTCATACAAAATTTTAGTACAAACTGCTCTTTATGAACTTAGGCAAACCTTACCACCAATACTTAATGATAATGAGCAGCAACGACTTTTATCTTCTACCATTGCCCGATTATCTATAGCCACACCCAAACGCCGCATAATGCTTAGGCCAGTTCTCGGTTTGGCCTTGGCTACACTTATTTGCGCTGTAATTGGCATTGCTTTCATGAAGCGGTTTGAAAATCATGGCAATAAAATTATTGCTGGCCAAGTTGCAATTGATAACGTATCGTTACTTAAAGACGGTGATTTGTTCATTGATGAAGTTCTGCTGTTCGCCAAAAGCGATGCGATGTTGCAACTTAGAGACAAGTCACAGATACAACTAAATACAGGCACCAAAGTTTATATTAATAATAAATTAAACACAAAAATCGTTCTTCATAAAGGCTCTATTAATCTACAGGTCAAGCCACAGCCACAAAACGCACCATTACTCGTAGCAACTGCTGAGGCAAAAATACGTGTAATCGGTACTCGCTTTACCGTAAAGCGCAATGATATTGCTACAACAACAGTGGTTACAGTACAGCAAGGACAAATCGAAGTCACTGAGATCGCTACTGGTCAAAATAGTATTCTTGGTTCAGGTAAAGCCCAACGGATCAAAGCTAATTCTTTAAGTATGAAGTCTTCGGTTACAAACAATGCTATAGGCGCCACATCATCTACCAATAAAGCTATAGTCAAATCGACGAAATCAGATAAAACGTTAGCACCCAAAACTCCAAGTATAGCTGAAATACGCACACGTATTAAGGCACGCCGTATCAAAGAGGCGCGTATACTTATTCGCCGTGCCCGTAATAATACTCGATATAATAAGCATTGGCTCGCCGAACTGGCGATTGTTGAAGCCGAGGCAGAACTTGCTGACGGACATCCGGCTATTGCCATTGAAAGTTATTTAACCGTCACCCGCACTTACCCGGGCACAACTCAAGCCGAAGATGCTTTTTATGCTGCAGCACAGCTTGCCATTGATCATTCGCCTAACAAACAGCGTGGATTAAAATTACTTAAAAAATATATTACCAATTATCCACAAGGTCGTTTTCACAACGATGCTGTGCAATTATTGCGTGCATTAGAGGCGAGAAAGTGA
- a CDS encoding TonB-dependent receptor plug domain-containing protein, whose translation MQQTTNLEAPSSVTVFTRKDIMRLGVRTIERLLNFVPGFQGTTDNGNGVFRISVRGRNTTEHDYVLVLIDGQRLNDMFTGGAINPIAIENVEQVEIIRGPGSALYGANAFLGVIDIKTNRKRNNSMVASGDLNNRYVAINLANKLDALKVAAFVKHYRDDGYAQKFLDYAQGTMTFFHTKIDNLIQPPQNNLPYRNSGESIIQDLEFELRTREINGFSLLASYTHLMPREKEKTSLIVPYDYGAVALSYSWKMLLVSINAIMRGASKIGGFIATNIESQSFLVYDQPDVT comes from the coding sequence GTGCAGCAAACAACGAATTTGGAAGCGCCTTCATCGGTAACGGTTTTTACGCGCAAAGATATTATGCGTCTTGGTGTTCGTACTATAGAGCGATTGCTTAACTTTGTTCCTGGGTTTCAGGGTACAACTGACAATGGTAATGGAGTGTTTCGCATATCGGTACGTGGTCGCAATACAACTGAACATGATTATGTCTTAGTGTTGATTGATGGGCAACGGCTTAACGACATGTTTACTGGTGGCGCTATTAATCCCATCGCTATCGAGAATGTTGAGCAGGTTGAAATCATTCGTGGACCAGGTTCTGCTCTATATGGTGCTAATGCCTTTTTAGGAGTTATTGATATAAAGACCAATCGCAAGCGTAACAATTCAATGGTAGCCAGTGGTGATCTCAACAATCGTTATGTTGCTATCAACCTTGCCAATAAACTTGATGCTTTAAAAGTAGCTGCCTTTGTCAAGCACTACCGCGACGATGGCTATGCACAAAAGTTTTTAGATTATGCTCAAGGTACAATGACATTTTTCCACACTAAGATCGACAATCTCATACAGCCACCACAAAACAATCTACCCTATCGCAATAGTGGTGAATCGATTATCCAGGATCTCGAGTTTGAGCTGCGTACCAGAGAAATAAATGGTTTTAGCCTGCTTGCATCTTATACCCATCTTATGCCACGCGAAAAAGAAAAGACATCGCTGATTGTACCGTACGACTATGGTGCGGTTGCTTTGTCTTATTCGTGGAAAATGTTGCTGGTTAGCATTAACGCTATTATGCGAGGTGCTTCAAAGATAGGTGGGTTTATCGCCACTAATATTGAAAGCCAAAGTTTCTTGGTCTACGATCAACCTGATGTAACTTAA
- a CDS encoding chitobiase/beta-hexosaminidase C-terminal domain-containing protein, producing the protein MDIQIPQLENRQIIEQYGVTWTFDKPMPVGKFINGDWYVVGQATIIDIDPPPLFGQQVVDAGWTLIECPRGPGGKREGEGYLSKCHINEVIDWPNQWARNGSMINPCCRTAAYDSRLGFVGDYYHPENFKKPIITLNPGDSLVSTKSRPLEPEYNMEEKNYSYYVRPIDTAPILTCVATPQPPDAFRPSYAPPPANDPTKSHVYLARNLKRELLSSLPLPDNAPDIEEWIRKFQQPWLDHIPFGKEAPYDHMPSYGQWFVWAVSKAALMLHLNYPQLQKERLLINYIQVGIDLWGLVNSGARTEWQAIGGCHSGRKWPIIFAGMMLEDKDMQTLAGAIFSEDQHYYFAPTWSGENVAFQSHITQLESRTDTRYPSTWTRDGHDANSYEYKLCCTNPYMSGQALAARMMKAEPLWNHASFFAYADRWRMADLQSIKDTIVKYTGNLFATWITTKTTINELYKFSDPFEKYMWETYRYKLPGGNHPIPIDTAYVGISPVPDVYASDSLEITIVCSEPTATIRYTLDDSIPDENSNFYTVPFKTTAKIITARAFDSNGNKSAVAQAIYDGYSVPDFPDDANTGPAVDHPNQNNIPDNEQSESESNNKKKSFMSAQSGCQAAASGYLFSLIVVLAILIRQLFK; encoded by the coding sequence ATGGATATACAGATCCCACAGTTAGAAAATAGACAAATTATAGAACAATACGGAGTTACCTGGACGTTTGATAAACCAATGCCGGTTGGTAAATTTATCAATGGCGACTGGTATGTGGTAGGCCAGGCAACTATTATAGATATTGATCCTCCACCGTTGTTCGGCCAGCAGGTTGTAGATGCAGGTTGGACATTAATTGAATGCCCAAGAGGACCAGGTGGAAAGCGAGAGGGAGAAGGTTATTTAAGTAAATGTCATATTAATGAAGTAATAGATTGGCCGAATCAGTGGGCTCGCAATGGCTCGATGATAAATCCCTGTTGCCGTACTGCAGCTTATGACAGCCGTTTAGGCTTCGTAGGAGATTATTATCATCCTGAAAATTTTAAAAAACCGATTATTACATTAAATCCGGGTGATTCGTTGGTTTCTACTAAGAGTCGGCCATTAGAACCAGAATATAATATGGAAGAAAAAAATTATAGTTATTATGTCCGGCCCATTGATACGGCGCCGATACTTACCTGTGTTGCTACTCCGCAACCACCGGATGCTTTTAGGCCATCTTATGCGCCACCACCAGCTAATGACCCTACGAAAAGTCATGTTTATCTAGCTCGTAATCTTAAACGCGAGCTTTTAAGTTCTCTGCCCCTACCTGATAATGCGCCGGATATCGAAGAATGGATCCGTAAATTTCAGCAACCTTGGCTTGATCATATACCATTTGGCAAGGAAGCGCCGTATGATCACATGCCATCTTATGGTCAATGGTTTGTATGGGCTGTTAGTAAAGCGGCGTTAATGCTGCACCTTAATTATCCACAACTGCAAAAAGAACGACTGCTAATAAATTATATTCAAGTAGGTATTGATTTGTGGGGTCTCGTCAACAGTGGCGCGCGTACTGAGTGGCAAGCTATAGGAGGATGCCATAGCGGTCGCAAGTGGCCGATTATTTTTGCCGGTATGATGTTAGAAGATAAAGATATGCAGACGTTGGCGGGGGCGATCTTCAGTGAAGATCAACATTATTATTTTGCTCCTACCTGGAGTGGCGAAAATGTAGCCTTTCAAAGCCATATTACGCAGCTTGAGTCAAGGACAGATACCCGCTACCCCAGCACTTGGACAAGAGATGGGCATGACGCTAATAGTTATGAATATAAACTTTGTTGTACTAATCCATACATGTCAGGCCAAGCACTTGCCGCTCGTATGATGAAAGCAGAACCTTTATGGAATCATGCTTCTTTTTTCGCTTATGCTGACCGTTGGCGCATGGCAGATTTGCAGAGCATAAAAGATACAATAGTAAAGTATACCGGTAATTTATTTGCCACCTGGATAACCACGAAAACAACTATAAATGAATTATATAAATTTTCTGACCCATTTGAGAAATACATGTGGGAGACTTACCGCTATAAGCTACCCGGGGGCAATCATCCTATCCCTATTGATACCGCATATGTGGGTATCAGCCCGGTGCCGGATGTATATGCTAGCGATTCATTAGAAATTACTATTGTATGTTCTGAGCCAACTGCAACGATTCGTTATACTTTAGATGATAGTATTCCTGATGAAAACTCAAATTTTTATACCGTCCCTTTTAAAACCACGGCAAAAATAATTACCGCTCGCGCCTTTGACAGTAACGGCAACAAAAGCGCTGTAGCTCAAGCTATCTATGATGGTTACAGCGTGCCGGATTTTCCTGATGATGCAAATACTGGCCCAGCAGTAGATCATCCGAATCAAAATAATATACCAGATAATGAACAAAGTGAATCAGAATCTAATAATAAAAAGAAAAGCTTTATGAGTGCTCAATCTGGTTGTCAGGCTGCGGCTAGTGGGTATTTATTTTCATTAATAGTGGTGCTTGCAATATTAATTCGTCAATTATTTAAATAA
- a CDS encoding RNA polymerase sigma factor: MSKEVIKRATQGDRSAQKLVLYECSDLVRGFLFRLVGSMADLDDLQQTVYLRLLIGLKHLRQEAALSSWVGSICVNVVRDFWRQRKTRGFVSSEDYMQEKVVDPQNLQQRLEAREALAKCHRVLGKLSVNHRIAFVLRAMGHCVDDIATMMNAGRSTTRLRLYWARKAFARGMTEEVNACVSYGEEVNNND, translated from the coding sequence TTGAGTAAAGAGGTAATTAAACGAGCGACCCAAGGAGATCGTTCAGCTCAAAAACTGGTGTTATATGAGTGCTCTGATTTGGTTCGTGGCTTTTTATTTAGACTCGTGGGCTCAATGGCAGATCTCGATGACCTGCAACAAACGGTCTATCTACGATTACTTATTGGTCTTAAACATCTGCGCCAAGAAGCTGCGCTTTCTAGCTGGGTGGGTAGCATATGTGTGAATGTTGTAAGAGATTTTTGGCGACAAAGAAAAACACGCGGATTTGTAAGCAGTGAGGATTATATGCAAGAGAAAGTAGTTGATCCTCAAAATTTGCAACAACGCTTAGAAGCTCGCGAAGCTCTTGCTAAATGCCATCGTGTACTTGGAAAACTTTCTGTTAATCATCGTATTGCTTTTGTATTACGGGCAATGGGACACTGTGTTGACGATATCGCCACGATGATGAACGCAGGCCGTTCAACAACGCGCTTGCGACTCTATTGGGCGCGTAAAGCTTTTGCTCGAGGTATGACTGAAGAAGTTAATGCTTGTGTTTCATATGGGGAGGAGGTGAATAATAATGATTGA
- a CDS encoding LamG domain-containing protein, producing the protein MALNRSCTEPVVDRLNNQEGALFFDGQDYLDLGENDFAISETNELTIAIWVKTHADGGFIIRKGHYIHPFSIQLTADSRIYAGIRLDKPEYLTSTTSLTHNQWYHVAMTYRNGTMTIYINGQPDVSVDNLLGTPAVTSDITRVATMPVTSPQAADYFIGEMDDVRIYNRALSASDISDLYNN; encoded by the coding sequence CTGGCACTGAACCGGTCGTGCACTGAACCGGTCGTTGATAGGCTAAACAACCAAGAAGGTGCATTATTCTTTGATGGCCAGGATTACTTAGATCTAGGAGAGAATGACTTTGCAATCTCTGAAACCAATGAGCTGACAATTGCAATTTGGGTGAAAACACATGCTGATGGTGGTTTCATTATACGCAAAGGCCATTATATACATCCTTTTTCTATACAATTAACTGCTGATAGTCGTATTTATGCTGGTATTAGGCTTGATAAGCCAGAATATCTAACCTCGACAACTTCATTAACCCATAACCAATGGTACCATGTAGCCATGACATATCGTAATGGGACGATGACTATCTATATTAATGGTCAACCGGATGTATCAGTAGATAACCTACTGGGAACTCCCGCAGTTACATCAGATATCACCCGAGTAGCTACGATGCCTGTCACTTCACCGCAAGCTGCAGATTACTTCATAGGGGAAATGGATGACGTGAGGATCTATAACCGAGCACTTTCAGCATCAGATATAAGTGATTTATATAATAATTAA